A DNA window from Pseudoalteromonas marina contains the following coding sequences:
- a CDS encoding response regulator, with protein sequence MSDLTAIANLSILLVEPSEVQQKLIIKSLTQCGVTQVETASNQAQTLALLEKYQPDLVISSMYLADGTADSLLQSIRSNPRTESQAFMLISSERNKKYLEQLRQSGVLAILPKPFSADAITRALKATLDIITEEEVELEHFDVTLLRVLVVDDSRFARKHIIRVLAGMGIPAPVEAQDGKQAIEKLNEQSFDLIVTDYNMPEMDGRELTETVRGSNTYSHIPILMVSSEANDTHLANIAQAGVDAICDKPFEPATVRDLLFKIMS encoded by the coding sequence ATGAGTGATTTAACTGCAATAGCCAATTTATCAATATTATTAGTAGAGCCTTCAGAGGTTCAGCAAAAACTGATAATCAAATCACTAACTCAATGTGGTGTAACCCAAGTAGAAACCGCAAGCAATCAAGCGCAAACGTTAGCCCTTTTAGAAAAATATCAGCCCGATTTAGTCATTAGTAGCATGTACCTAGCCGATGGCACTGCAGACTCTTTGTTACAAAGCATTCGTTCGAACCCGCGCACAGAAAGCCAAGCGTTTATGTTGATCTCGAGCGAACGCAATAAAAAATACCTTGAGCAATTAAGGCAGTCGGGCGTATTAGCCATTTTACCTAAACCATTTAGTGCTGATGCAATTACACGCGCGTTAAAAGCGACGCTCGACATAATTACAGAAGAAGAGGTCGAACTAGAGCATTTTGATGTCACTTTATTACGAGTTCTGGTTGTTGACGATAGTCGTTTTGCGCGCAAGCATATTATTCGTGTGCTTGCTGGTATGGGAATACCAGCCCCGGTTGAGGCGCAAGATGGTAAACAAGCAATTGAAAAACTTAACGAACAGTCATTCGATTTAATCGTTACCGATTACAACATGCCAGAAATGGATGGTCGCGAACTAACCGAAACTGTACGTGGCTCAAATACTTACTCGCATATTCCTATTTTAATGGTGAGCTCAGAGGCGAACGACACCCATCTTGCCAATATTGCGCAAGCTGGCGTTGATGCCATTTGCGATAAACCGTTTGAACCCGCCACAGTGCGAGATTTGCTTTTCAAAATAATGTCGTGA
- a CDS encoding M20/M25/M40 family metallo-hydrolase encodes MSVLKFSHALILTLASTLSLTSHAALNKNEREIVKQVEQNMPQALEEIKQAVNINSDSLNIEGVKKVGALASEQLKAIGFEVEWLDGSAFNRAGHVLATHKSKDPDAIKILMIGHLDTVFAKHDNFTTYKQIDEHTASGPGVADMKGGNTIIITALKSLQALNLLENVSVKVLLTGDEESSGRPLSLSKKAIVDAAIWADVALGFENGDNNIKTAMAARRGYTGWTLNVTANAAHSSQIFNDSVGYGAIYEASRILNDFREQLATQPNLTFNPGLIVGGTNADYDSANSSATAFGKSNVIAQTVHVAGDLRALSPKQVEGAKKVMQQIVTKSLNGSQAELIFEDGYPPMGLTEGNKKLLALYSQASQDLGYNKVVAANPRNAGAADISFAANHVDMALDGLGLMGSGAHTKNETADLTSLNKNTAKTALLVYRLGQM; translated from the coding sequence ATGTCAGTTTTAAAGTTTAGCCATGCACTTATTCTCACACTTGCAAGTACCCTTTCGCTTACAAGCCATGCAGCGCTTAATAAAAATGAGCGTGAAATAGTTAAACAAGTTGAGCAAAACATGCCCCAAGCACTTGAAGAGATAAAACAAGCAGTTAATATTAATAGCGACTCACTTAATATTGAAGGCGTAAAAAAGGTGGGCGCGCTTGCAAGCGAGCAACTAAAAGCCATTGGTTTTGAGGTTGAGTGGCTAGATGGCAGCGCGTTTAACCGAGCTGGGCATGTATTAGCTACGCACAAAAGTAAAGACCCCGATGCAATAAAAATACTGATGATCGGCCATCTTGATACGGTATTTGCCAAACACGATAACTTTACTACCTATAAACAAATTGATGAACACACCGCGAGCGGCCCAGGTGTAGCCGATATGAAAGGTGGTAACACTATTATAATTACCGCACTTAAAAGCCTGCAAGCGCTTAATTTACTTGAAAACGTAAGCGTAAAAGTACTGCTTACCGGCGATGAAGAAAGCAGCGGTCGTCCACTTAGTTTATCTAAAAAGGCGATTGTTGATGCTGCAATTTGGGCTGACGTAGCGCTAGGTTTTGAAAACGGCGATAACAATATTAAAACCGCTATGGCGGCGCGCCGTGGCTATACCGGCTGGACGTTAAATGTAACGGCCAATGCTGCACATTCATCGCAAATATTTAATGACAGTGTGGGCTATGGTGCTATTTACGAGGCGTCGCGTATTTTAAATGACTTTAGAGAGCAACTAGCTACACAACCTAATTTAACCTTTAACCCAGGGCTTATTGTAGGTGGTACAAATGCCGATTACGACAGTGCTAACTCGTCAGCCACGGCGTTTGGTAAAAGTAACGTAATTGCGCAAACCGTGCATGTAGCGGGTGATTTACGGGCGCTTTCGCCAAAGCAGGTAGAAGGCGCTAAAAAAGTGATGCAGCAAATAGTGACTAAAAGTTTAAATGGCAGCCAAGCTGAGCTTATTTTTGAAGACGGCTACCCACCAATGGGGCTAACCGAGGGTAATAAAAAGCTGCTTGCACTGTATAGCCAAGCAAGCCAAGACTTAGGCTATAACAAAGTGGTGGCTGCAAACCCTCGTAATGCCGGTGCTGCTGATATTTCGTTTGCTGCAAACCATGTTGATATGGCACTTGATGGCCTAGGACTAATGGGCAGTGGCGCACACACTAAAAACGAAACCGCCGATTTAACCTCGCTTAATAAAAACACCGCTAAAACAGCGCTGCTTGTATATAGATTAGGCCAAATGTAA
- a CDS encoding VOC family protein: protein MNLNQITLPVTDMEISTKFYRDLGFTQIVDTPHYARFECPDGDSTFSLSLDRGEFDCGTVIYFEHERLDELVEALKVKGFVFIQEPTDQSYLWREAVLHDPSGHKIKLYWAGVNRVNPPWRVEIRS from the coding sequence ATGAACTTAAATCAAATTACATTACCTGTTACAGATATGGAAATTTCGACTAAATTTTATCGCGACTTAGGTTTTACTCAAATTGTAGACACCCCGCATTATGCTCGCTTTGAATGCCCAGATGGGGATTCAACTTTCTCCTTGTCTTTAGATCGAGGTGAGTTTGATTGTGGCACGGTAATATATTTTGAACATGAACGATTAGATGAACTGGTTGAGGCTTTAAAAGTTAAAGGTTTTGTATTTATACAAGAACCTACAGACCAGAGCTATTTATGGCGAGAGGCCGTACTGCATGATCCGTCAGGACATAAAATTAAGCTATATTGGGCGGGTGTTAATAGAGTTAATCCACCTTGGCGTGTAGAAATACGCAGCTAA
- a CDS encoding SDR family oxidoreductase, which produces MAKEKVVLITGASSGIGEASAKTLVNNGHKVILTARSEDKLAELVESLGEDNALSVPADATDFTELENVVTKGLKKFGRLDAAFANAGMGVSTAGTEKGDPDEWSTMIDINIKALLWTAKATLPHLRQNKGHFILTSSAAGRKPIKGSIYGATKWFAYGFGQNLAEEMSEWNCRCTTIAPGMVNTPFFDEAKPDKLDPQDVADAVLFAIEANQRNNVREIYLMPTN; this is translated from the coding sequence ATGGCGAAAGAAAAAGTAGTTCTAATTACAGGTGCCTCTAGTGGCATAGGTGAAGCGAGTGCAAAAACATTGGTTAATAACGGCCATAAAGTCATTCTTACCGCCAGAAGTGAAGATAAATTAGCTGAACTAGTTGAGTCATTAGGTGAAGATAACGCACTGAGTGTACCCGCAGATGCCACCGACTTTACCGAACTTGAAAACGTAGTAACAAAAGGGCTTAAAAAATTTGGCCGACTAGATGCCGCATTTGCCAACGCAGGTATGGGCGTTTCAACCGCAGGCACTGAAAAAGGCGACCCCGATGAATGGTCAACCATGATAGACATAAACATTAAAGCCCTGCTGTGGACGGCAAAAGCAACCCTGCCCCATTTACGCCAAAACAAAGGCCACTTTATATTAACCAGCTCAGCTGCTGGCCGTAAGCCAATTAAAGGCTCTATTTACGGTGCAACTAAATGGTTTGCTTACGGGTTTGGCCAAAACTTAGCTGAAGAAATGAGCGAGTGGAACTGCCGCTGTACCACCATAGCCCCTGGCATGGTAAACACCCCATTTTTTGATGAAGCAAAGCCCGACAAACTCGACCCACAAGATGTGGCCGACGCCGTACTGTTTGCAATAGAAGCAAACCAGCGCAACAACGTGCGCGAGATTTATTTAATGCCGACTAATTAA
- a CDS encoding DUF4382 domain-containing protein, translating to MNFKSTLVSSAVLFALAGCGSSSDDNDTTPPQSSDKSTFSLGVSDAPVSGLKAVNVVFDSITIKTQGDEEFSFETRSEADASQPQMVNLLDYTGDDVFELLDDQEVPAGEYSWIRAQVINGDTNNLSFTSHVVYEDDSIAPLVVKRKGNDGVGEIQLDGFTLNQTDNDFVLEFDLKKSLVDPQNNEEIFLKPRGVRLQNLSESQEIEGTVSQALINNCETDNIATAAADSTFGHAVYLYSSDAQIPKDIYEIDEQTPEDAPLATANVVFDQDDNQYEFELAFITPGDYQLGYTCTAHLDDAELEDTDFTVYQLKQISVPQTEDLSVSFDITQ from the coding sequence ATGAATTTTAAATCAACATTAGTCAGCAGCGCCGTTCTTTTTGCATTAGCCGGGTGTGGCTCTTCAAGTGATGACAATGACACAACACCGCCACAATCTAGCGACAAATCAACCTTTAGCCTTGGTGTGTCAGATGCGCCGGTTAGTGGTTTAAAAGCGGTTAACGTCGTGTTTGATTCAATCACTATTAAAACACAAGGCGATGAAGAATTTAGTTTTGAAACCCGAAGTGAAGCTGACGCATCTCAACCACAAATGGTTAATTTGCTCGATTACACCGGGGACGATGTTTTTGAGCTGCTTGACGATCAAGAAGTGCCAGCAGGCGAATACTCGTGGATCCGCGCTCAGGTTATAAATGGCGATACTAATAACCTTAGTTTTACATCTCACGTAGTATACGAAGACGACAGCATTGCCCCGCTCGTGGTAAAAAGAAAAGGGAATGATGGTGTAGGCGAAATACAACTCGATGGCTTTACACTTAACCAAACTGATAACGACTTTGTTTTAGAATTTGACCTAAAAAAATCGCTGGTCGATCCTCAAAATAATGAGGAGATCTTTTTAAAACCTAGAGGCGTACGATTACAAAATCTTTCTGAGTCACAAGAAATTGAAGGCACAGTAAGCCAAGCGCTTATTAATAACTGTGAAACAGACAATATCGCCACTGCTGCTGCAGATTCAACGTTTGGACACGCCGTATATTTATATTCATCAGATGCTCAAATACCTAAAGATATATACGAAATAGATGAGCAAACCCCAGAAGATGCCCCACTTGCGACCGCAAATGTTGTATTTGATCAAGACGATAACCAATATGAGTTTGAGCTTGCTTTCATTACACCGGGAGACTACCAACTTGGCTATACGTGCACCGCACATTTAGACGATGCAGAGCTAGAAGATACAGATTTCACTGTTTATCAACTTAAGCAAATTAGTGTACCGCAAACTGAGGACCTTTCAGTTAGCTTTGACATAACACAATAA
- a CDS encoding mechanosensitive ion channel family protein, which yields MKDKLIVFWQSHSETIITLGYKVVLALAILVASALIARSVKKAIKNSKSPLKKVDETLLPLLSSIAGYLVYIIAGLFILDIFGVNTASLIALMGAAGLAIGLALKNTLSNIAAGIMLLILRPFKIGDFVDASGTLGTVNEINLFTTIFKTTDGLYIASPNGKVWGGNIKNFTRNGKRRMDIVVGISYADSIDVGLNVLKELAESESRLLAEPAPKVMVTSIGESAVNIQLRAWTVNGDYWQTVWDLNKRVKEAIEGAGLSIPFPQRTLHISESMASAVTVNKGI from the coding sequence ATGAAAGATAAACTTATTGTGTTTTGGCAAAGCCATTCAGAAACTATCATCACTTTAGGTTACAAAGTGGTATTAGCTTTGGCTATTTTAGTTGCGAGCGCGCTTATTGCACGCTCGGTTAAAAAAGCGATCAAAAATTCTAAATCGCCATTAAAAAAAGTAGACGAAACGCTACTACCGCTTCTATCGAGCATTGCGGGGTATTTAGTTTACATAATTGCTGGGCTGTTTATTTTAGATATTTTTGGCGTTAATACGGCAAGCTTAATAGCGCTAATGGGCGCGGCGGGTTTAGCGATTGGTTTGGCGCTTAAAAACACCTTAAGTAATATTGCAGCCGGCATTATGTTATTAATACTTAGGCCATTTAAAATAGGCGATTTTGTAGATGCGAGCGGCACGCTTGGCACAGTGAACGAAATAAACTTATTTACGACCATTTTTAAAACCACCGACGGCCTTTATATCGCATCGCCTAACGGTAAAGTGTGGGGCGGCAACATTAAAAACTTTACCCGCAACGGTAAAAGGCGCATGGATATAGTAGTGGGAATTTCGTACGCCGACTCTATTGATGTTGGCTTAAATGTACTTAAAGAGCTCGCCGAATCAGAAAGCCGACTACTTGCAGAGCCAGCACCTAAAGTAATGGTTACCTCAATAGGCGAAAGCGCGGTGAACATTCAATTACGTGCATGGACGGTAAACGGCGATTACTGGCAAACCGTGTGGGATTTAAATAAACGCGTTAAAGAGGCCATAGAAGGCGCGGGGCTGAGCATTCCGTTTCCGCAGCGAACGCTGCATATATCTGAGTCGATGGCATCGGCAGTAACGGTTAATAAAGGTATTTAA